In Aegilops tauschii subsp. strangulata cultivar AL8/78 chromosome 3, Aet v6.0, whole genome shotgun sequence, one genomic interval encodes:
- the LOC109783650 gene encoding PTI1-like tyrosine-protein kinase 2 — protein MWRRCICCQAAEFDENENGRAKAKAPTNNVDGMKKGLKDSATVKAEPQDSAPSINIPVLSLDELIEKTDDFGAKALIGEGSYGRVYYAALDNGTKMAVKKLDATENEPISEFSTQVSLVSRLKHENFVDILGYCMERNLRIVAYEFATMGSLHDVLHGRKGVQGAQPGPPLNWMQRMKIAVDAAKGLEYLHEKVQPSIVHRDVRSSNILLFEDFKAKIADFNLSNQAPDMAARLHSTRVLGTFGYHAPEYAMTGQLTQKSDVYSFGVVLLELLTGRKPVDHTAPRGQQSLVTWATPRLTEDKVKGCIDPRLEGEYPPKGLAKLGAVAALCVQYEAEFRPSMSIVVKALSPLTLSRQTPPAPAAALDS, from the exons ATGTGGCGTCGCTGCATTTGTTGTCAAGCCGCTGAGTTTGATGAGAATGAAAATGGGCGTGCCAAGGCCAAGGCCCCAACAAATAACGTAGATG GAATGAAAAAGGGTTTGAAAGATTCTGCTACTGTGAAAGCCGAGCCACAAGATTCAGCTCCCTCTATCAATATTCCTGTTCTATCTTTGGATGAATTAATAGAAAAGACTGATGATTTTGGGGCAAAGGCTTTAATAGGCGAAGGGTCTTATGGGAGAGTGTACTACGCTGCCCttgataatgggacaaaaatggCAGTGAAGAAACTTGATGCTACTGAAAATGAGCCCATATCAGAATTCTCGACTCAG GTTTCCTTGGTTTCAAGATTGAAACATGAAAACTTCGTAGATATATTGGGATACTGTATGGAGCGTAACCTTCGCATAGTAGCCTATGAATTTGCCACCATGGGGTCTCTGCATGATGTTCTACATG GAAGAAAAGGAGTACAAGGTGCACAACCTGGTCCACCACTTAATTGGATGCAGCGAATGAAAATTGCTGTTGATGCTGCCAAAGGACTTGAATATCTGCACGAGAAGGTCCAGCCTTCTATTGTACATAGAGATGTTAGATCCAGCAACATCCTCTTATTTGAGGACTTCAAGGCCAAGATTGCAGACTTCAATCTTTCAAATCAGGCTCCAGATATGGCTGCTCGGTTGCATTCTACTCGTGTGTTGGGAACCTTCGGTTATCATGCCCCAGA GTACGCAATGACTGGTCAGCTGACCCAGAAGAGTGATGTGTATAGTTTTGGGGTTGTTCTCTTGGAACTTCTGACAGGAAGAAAGCCTGTGGACCATACAGCGCCTCGAGGGCAGCAGAGCTTGGTTACATGG GCTACACCAAGATTAACCGAAGACAAGGTGAAGGGTTGCATAGATCCCCGGTTGGAGGGTGAATATCCGCCAAAGGGACTTGCAAAG CTTGGGGCGGTAGCAGCTCTGTGTGTGCAATATGAAGCCGAGTTCCGTCCAAGCATGAGCATTGTGGTGAAGGCTTTATCTCCCCTTACCTTGAGCAGGCAAACTCCACCTGCACCAGCAGCAGCTCTGGACAGTTGA